Proteins encoded within one genomic window of Chlorobaculum sp. MV4-Y:
- the atpE gene encoding ATP synthase F0 subunit C yields MEGLGYLGAGIGAGLAAIGAGLGIGNAAASAAEGTARQPEATSDIRTTMIIAAALIEGVALFGEVICVLLALK; encoded by the coding sequence ATGGAAGGTTTGGGTTATTTGGGTGCGGGCATCGGCGCAGGTCTGGCAGCTATCGGTGCAGGTCTTGGTATTGGTAACGCTGCTGCTTCTGCAGCTGAAGGCACTGCCCGTCAGCCTGAGGCGACTTCGGACATCCGTACCACGATGATTATCGCCGCCGCTCTTATCGAGGGTGTTGCGCTGTTCGGTGAGGTTATCTGCGTGCTTCTCGCCCTGAAGTAA
- a CDS encoding F0F1 ATP synthase subunit A, with protein sequence MRKKAISRILALVVPVLLSLNSPVFATTGQNDAPVAATAPAAPVAPASVEPPAAAPVKAEAAHAESGDEKPGDLIMHHILDNHTFEFEPFGEVHLPRIEVAGYDISITKHVVMIWLAAILLVVIASAAGASVKKMSANQAPKGLANVFESLVDFISNDVAKPNIGHGYEKFLPYLLTVFFFILVCNLLGLIPYGATATGNINVTLTLATFTFIVTQVSAFRAHGIVGYMKHLTAGTHWALWIIMVPIEILGQFTKPFALTIRLFANMIAGHIIILSLFFISFILKSYIVAVAVSIPFAIFIYLLELFVAFLQAFVFTMLSALFIGLATAHEGGHDGHELEASGHH encoded by the coding sequence ATGCGAAAGAAAGCGATTTCAAGAATTCTGGCACTGGTCGTGCCTGTACTCCTGAGCCTGAATAGTCCTGTATTCGCAACTACCGGTCAGAATGATGCCCCTGTAGCGGCAACTGCGCCGGCGGCTCCGGTCGCTCCGGCAAGCGTCGAGCCTCCCGCAGCCGCACCCGTGAAGGCTGAGGCTGCCCATGCCGAGAGCGGTGACGAGAAGCCGGGTGACCTCATCATGCATCATATTCTCGATAACCACACCTTCGAATTTGAGCCATTCGGAGAGGTGCATCTGCCCCGCATCGAAGTTGCCGGTTACGACATTTCGATAACCAAGCATGTCGTGATGATCTGGCTTGCCGCGATCCTGCTGGTCGTTATCGCAAGCGCTGCTGGCGCAAGCGTCAAGAAGATGTCCGCAAATCAGGCGCCGAAGGGTCTTGCCAACGTTTTCGAGTCACTGGTCGATTTTATCAGCAACGACGTCGCCAAACCCAACATCGGTCACGGTTACGAAAAGTTCCTGCCCTACCTGCTGACAGTGTTCTTTTTCATTCTGGTTTGCAATCTGCTCGGCCTCATCCCTTATGGCGCGACCGCGACCGGCAACATCAACGTCACGCTGACGCTGGCGACCTTCACTTTTATTGTCACCCAGGTTTCGGCCTTCAGGGCGCATGGCATCGTGGGCTATATGAAGCACCTGACCGCCGGTACGCACTGGGCGCTCTGGATTATCATGGTGCCAATCGAAATTCTCGGACAGTTCACCAAGCCGTTCGCTCTGACCATCCGACTCTTTGCGAACATGATCGCAGGCCATATCATCATTCTCAGCCTGTTTTTCATCAGCTTCATTCTGAAGAGCTACATCGTGGCTGTGGCGGTTTCGATACCGTTCGCGATCTTCATCTATCTGCTCGAACTCTTTGTGGCGTTCCTGCAAGCGTTCGTGTTTACCATGCTTTCCGCACTGTTCATCGGTCTGGCAACGGCGCATGAAGGCGGTCACGACGGTCATGAGCTTGAAGCTTCCGGTCATCACTGA
- a CDS encoding AtpZ/AtpI family protein, translated as MLDNDRKKDKFSEQFGGSVRALSEYLGIGVQIAASFALFVFLGYWADSKFGTSPLFLLAGVLVGMVGMALVLMKTLRQADREHDRLHQHTRNHEKDRRT; from the coding sequence ATGTTAGATAATGACAGGAAAAAGGATAAATTCTCCGAGCAGTTTGGAGGATCGGTCAGGGCGCTATCGGAGTATCTCGGGATCGGGGTTCAGATCGCCGCGAGTTTCGCACTTTTCGTCTTCCTCGGTTATTGGGCGGATTCGAAGTTTGGAACCTCACCTCTGTTTCTGCTGGCCGGAGTGCTTGTTGGCATGGTTGGCATGGCCCTTGTGCTCATGAAGACCCTTCGGCAGGCAGACCGCGAGCATGACCGTTTACATCAACACACTCGAAACCACGAAAAGGATCGCCGGACATGA
- the galE gene encoding UDP-glucose 4-epimerase GalE: MKILVIGGAGYIGSHVAREFLDRGYKVTVFDNLSTGREENLFRDAEFVRGDIFDAEMLAEVMNRGFDGCVHLAARKAAGESMQKPEEYSVHNICGTIGTINQAVTNGIKCFLFSSSAAIFGSPTYLPIDENHPKEPENYYGFTKLEIERILEWYDRLKGLKFAAVRYFNAAGYDVRGRIRGLERNPANLLPVIMEVAAGVRPMLSVFGTDYPTRDGTCIRDYVHVNDLATAHVLAFEQVIESDESLSVNLGSETGVTVLEMLEAARRVTGKKIPAEFAPRRAGDPANLVATSAMARELLGWVPQYSNLGTLVESTWNVYRDVNADSGGQ, encoded by the coding sequence ATGAAAATTCTCGTTATCGGCGGCGCAGGGTATATCGGCAGTCATGTGGCTCGCGAGTTTCTCGACCGGGGCTACAAGGTTACGGTGTTCGACAATCTCTCCACCGGGCGAGAGGAGAATCTGTTCCGTGACGCGGAGTTCGTGCGTGGCGATATTTTCGATGCGGAAATGCTGGCCGAGGTGATGAATCGCGGGTTTGACGGATGCGTTCATCTGGCGGCGCGGAAGGCTGCCGGGGAGTCAATGCAGAAGCCGGAAGAGTACTCCGTTCACAACATCTGCGGTACGATCGGCACCATCAACCAGGCGGTGACAAACGGCATCAAATGCTTCCTCTTCTCCTCTTCGGCAGCCATTTTCGGCAGCCCGACTTATTTGCCCATCGACGAGAATCATCCCAAGGAGCCGGAGAACTACTACGGCTTCACCAAGCTTGAAATCGAGCGGATTCTCGAATGGTATGACCGGCTCAAGGGGCTGAAGTTCGCAGCGGTCAGATATTTCAACGCCGCCGGATATGATGTGCGCGGACGCATCCGAGGGCTGGAAAGGAATCCGGCCAACCTGTTACCAGTCATCATGGAGGTCGCGGCAGGCGTAAGGCCGATGCTCTCGGTGTTCGGCACCGACTACCCGACTCGGGACGGCACCTGCATCCGCGACTACGTTCATGTCAACGATCTCGCTACCGCGCACGTACTCGCATTCGAGCAGGTTATCGAGAGCGACGAAAGTCTGTCGGTCAACCTCGGCAGCGAAACTGGCGTCACCGTGCTCGAAATGCTCGAAGCCGCCCGCCGCGTGACGGGCAAAAAGATTCCGGCGGAGTTCGCGCCACGTCGTGCGGGCGATCCGGCCAACCTGGTGGCGACCTCCGCCATGGCCCGCGAGTTGCTCGGCTGGGTTCCGCAGTACAGCAATCTCGGTACGCTGGTTGAATCGACCTGGAATGTTTACCGGGATGTTAACGCTGATTCCGGCGGGCAATAG
- a CDS encoding DUF2188 domain-containing protein: MNKKSTHVVPNPKGGWKVKQSGSSRASNLFDTKQPAIDRARELSTRQHTELVIHNKDGKIKGKDSHGNDPYPPRG; encoded by the coding sequence ATGAACAAGAAATCGACCCATGTGGTGCCGAATCCGAAGGGCGGCTGGAAAGTCAAACAAAGCGGCTCATCGAGAGCATCCAATCTTTTCGACACCAAACAGCCAGCTATCGACAGGGCGCGGGAGTTGAGCACTCGCCAGCATACGGAGCTGGTCATTCACAACAAGGATGGTAAAATCAAAGGCAAGGACAGTCACGGCAACGACCCGTATCCGCCTCGGGGATAG